The Phycisphaerales bacterium AB-hyl4 genome includes the window ACATCAGTCCCCCTTCGGCTTATGCCGTTTCATGGGTTCACAAGCGTGATCCAGGACAATTACTTGGCTCTGGCGAATCGCCCCGGAACCGTTCATAATGCAGTCCTGAAAGTATAATCTATTGTCGCACTGATCAATAGTAAGGTACGCAAAGCATGCTGACGAGCAAATCCTTGGTTTCCTGTCTGGTGGCCACGTTGATGGCAGCCACCCCGCTGTTTGGCGGCCAGTTGGTCAGTGTCGACGGGCCGGAGGGGTTTGGTGATCCGCCCGCCAATACCGGTTTCAACCTGTATACACCAACGATTACGGCAACAGGCGATACCCCCGTCGATGCTGTTTTTACGGTCACGCAAACGTGCAGCACGACGGGTTACTTGTTGATCGTCGACCTGAAGACGCCGCTGGCCGACCTGGATCTCATCGGCCTGACAATCGAGATCGGCTTCGGTTCCGGCGAAACATTTACGCGAGCTGATTGGCCAGCGCTGACGATCGGCGGACAAACGCCGATGCTGAGCGGTAATCCTGCTTCCAACTACCAAGACAACTACGCAATCTGGAACACGGCGATTGGCGACGTCTTCAACGAGTATTCACCCATTTCGCTCGTTCATGCGCTCACCGTCCCTGATCCCGATGCTGCATTCATCCCTCACGCATACCAGATTTATGAAAACGAGAATTTAGTCGGTTACGAATTCACATTACGCTACACGCCTATCTTCGTTCCGGAACCGACATCGTCGTCGGTGCTATTGCTTGGGCTCGCCGGCCTGGCATCCGGTCGGCCCAGCCGCATGACGACGGTGAGGGGCAACTGACGTCAGCGATTTTCGAACCAGCCAAAGCTGTCCCCGCCGATTGTTTCCAAGTGAATCTCCATCACATCAACGGCACGCACAGCCCCATCCGCAAACGAAATGTTGGCTGAACGCTGCCCATTGTGATGTGCTCCGACACCCCAGTTTTCCAAGCCGGAACGGTTCGACGGCGCGAAATGTTGTGCCTGATTGTCCGTGGCGGTCCGATAAACCTCGGTATCCATAAACCATGGGTACCGGCTCGGACGATGGATGTGTTCCCAATTCTTGCCCTGGTTGAGGTGGGCAGGCTGTGCCGCAAGCACTTGGCCCCCTGCGGCCCCGCCGTTACCGACGCCCGATTCCCACCGTGAGTTCACGACATAACCCCAAGGCCGTGTCGCATAGTACAAGCCGGGGTATCGTCGCTGGACTGTCGGACACGAATTGAAAGATTCGTTGCTGGTGCCGTAGATCTCCGGTCCTTCTGTGAGGGCTTTGGTCAAACGCCCCACCCAATTCGGATAACCGTCTGCTCCGTGGTAGTTCAGGTGACGTGTCCATGGGATCACCCCACGATCATCCATCATGGCCGACAGCCATCCAAACTGCATCGACCGCAAATGACCTTGGCACTGCATCGCCATCCCGCTCTCCCGAGCCTTCGCCAGAACAGGCAACAGCATACCCACCAGGATCGCCACGATAGATACAGCGACCAGTAGTTCAATCAACGAAAATGCAGTTTGACGACACGTTGCATGGTGCATGTTTGAGCGACATTTTAACACGTAATCGGTTCACCGAACCCCTTTTCCTCACGGGTTTGCAGGGGACTGGCCTGCCGGGGAAAACTTGATCCAGCCTGAATGAGAAACAAGGCAGACATCTGGGTGTTCCGTCAAGAGTGAAGGCGGGGTTTGCCCGTGAGGGGTGGGATGTGCACACCGAGACGCATACCCATCTTGGCTGCACGAAAACGGAACTCGTGCTGCACGCGACCCTGGATGCGTACGAAGGCGGTAAGCGGGTGTTCAGTCGGACGTGGAACGAGACGATTCCGCGCGCGTTGATCTGACGCCGGAGGTCATCCCCGGTCCCCGAACCGGCACGCTGGCGCTGCTCGGCCTCGCGGGCATGACCGTGCTGGCCCGACGCGGTCGGCGAAGTGCCAGCACTGGCTCTTGATCGCATACGCCGGGCCCCGACCCAGTGCGGCTTCCTGCCCGATTCGCGCAGTTGATGCTTGCCCTCCGCACAACAAGCCCCGGCTCAAAGGCGGGGCTTGTTGTGCGGTTGCGACGCCGCCGCAACCTTGCATTTGCAACAAATTGCCCATATCATTGCTTGGCATTAGGATTTCCCATGCGTGTTCCCGTTCCCACGAACCAAGCCGCCTCGGCACACGTGTTGACCAAGGCCTTCATGCGTGCAATCCGGGCCCTAAGGCTCTCGAACGCCATGGCGGCCCGAATCATCGGGGTAAGCCCGTCCAAGATCTCGCGTCTCGGAAGCACGGCGGAGATCCGTCCTGACACCAAGGAAGGTGAGCTCGCCCTGCTGTTCTTGCGGATGTTCCGCAGCTTGGAGACCCTGTTTGGCGGCAACCGGGAACAGGCCCAGTCATGGTTTCGCGCCCAGAATGGGCACGTGGGGGGTGTGCCCGCCGAACTGGTCCGGACGCCCGAAGGGTTGGTGAATGTCATCCGATATCTGGACGCAATGCGGGGGCAGGCATAACGTTCGCCCGCTTCGGACCACGGCCTGCCGCGTGGTCGAGTCGCAGCACCATTACGCGACGCGGGCGCTGGTTGATTCGGACGCCGAGCAGGCGCTTCTCGAACGCATGATCGAACAGGTCAAGCCGCGCAAGCCTGCCGAGCCCGCGTTCGAGCAGCTCCACTACCTGCTTCACACGCCCTTCCGCTACCCCCCTCTGGATTATGGCAGCCGTTTCAACACGGCATTCGAACGCAGCCTCTGGTACGGGGCCGAGCAATTGCGGACCTGCCTGGCCGAGAAGGCCTACTACATGCTGCTGTTCCGCGAGGGCACGGAGGCGAAGTTCGACCTGGTCGCCCGGGAGATGACCTCGTTTTCCGTCGACGTTCAGACAGAAGCCGGGATCGACCTGACCCTCCCTGTGCGCAACCCATCAAACGGGATTTCTCTCGAAAAGTTCGCACATTCTTTTAACAGCAAAAGCGGCCTGATTTCGTCAGTTCGCGCGCAGCGTAAGTACGGATTATTTCAACCTTTGACTCTGTTAAACACTTTTTTGAGGCGGCCATAGTCGCGTGTTAAAAGCGCGACCTGGTTCGAGCCCTGTAGAGGGGTCGAGCGCAACGAAATGCAGGTCCTGCGTCGGTGGGTTGCGCTTAGCGGCCTGTGACGAACATGACGAACTTGAGAACTTTTTTGGCCGCTCAAAGTCACGGAGGACTGGCTTTGGCCACGGGTGGTGCCGATGCCTCTCCTGTCGCCGTCATGCCCGCTCCCGGCGGTGTTCGAAAACTATGTCACCCGCCATAGGGACGCAAGAGAGGCGATTATACCCGATGCCCAAACTGTTCCATCCGCTCTTGAAGATGATCGCTCACGCCACGCATCGCGACCTGGCGGCGCAGGTGCAGTACCTCAAGGTTGAGAACGAGATCCTGCGGAGCAAGCGGCCCAAGCGGATCACGGTCACGCCGGCGGAGCGGTCGCGGCTGGTCAAGTTCGGAAAGAAGGTGGGCAGCGCCATCCGGGAGTTGATCACCATCGTCACGCCGCGAACGTTTGCCCGGTGGGTCAGTGGTGGCAACAGCAAGCCGGCGGCGACGAGGCGCAAGCCCGGCCGGCCGCAGACGCCGGAGGAGATCCGCCAGATCATCCTGCGCATCGCCGAGGAAAGTGGCTTCGGCTACACCCGCATCCTTGGCGAACTCAAGAAGCTGGGCATCCACAGCGTGGGGCGCACCACCGTACGCAAGATTCTGATCGAGGCAGGACACGATCCCGGCCCCACCCGTGGCGAAGGCACATGGGATGAGTTTCTCAAAATTCACGCCAAGACCTTGTGGGCCACCGACTTCCTGAGCAAGAAGGTCTGGACGATCGGCGGGCTGGTCGACTACTACATGGTGTTCTTCATCAACATCGAGACGCGGCGCGTGATCATGAGCACCGCCATCGCGCACCCGGCCAACGACTGGGTGACGCAGCAGGCGCGCAACTTCGTCATGGAGGCCGAGGACCAGGGGCTGGACGTGGGGCACCTGATCCATGATTGCGACACCAAGTACACTGAGCGGTTCGACCGGGTGTTCGAGTCAGATGGTGTGGAA containing:
- a CDS encoding integrase core domain-containing protein: MPKLFHPLLKMIAHATHRDLAAQVQYLKVENEILRSKRPKRITVTPAERSRLVKFGKKVGSAIRELITIVTPRTFARWVSGGNSKPAATRRKPGRPQTPEEIRQIILRIAEESGFGYTRILGELKKLGIHSVGRTTVRKILIEAGHDPGPTRGEGTWDEFLKIHAKTLWATDFLSKKVWTIGGLVDYYMVFFINIETRRVIMSTAIAHPANDWVTQQARNFVMEAEDQGLDVGHLIHDCDTKYTERFDRVFESDGVEVRRVGPAQPNMNAFAERFVQSIQQEALDHFVVLGEKHLNHIVSEYVTHYHEERPHQALGNAPPVELKLAQYGEVVCRERLGGLLRHYHRQAA
- a CDS encoding type II secretion system protein; translation: MHHATCRQTAFSLIELLVAVSIVAILVGMLLPVLAKARESGMAMQCQGHLRSMQFGWLSAMMDDRGVIPWTRHLNYHGADGYPNWVGRLTKALTEGPEIYGTSNESFNSCPTVQRRYPGLYYATRPWGYVVNSRWESGVGNGGAAGGQVLAAQPAHLNQGKNWEHIHRPSRYPWFMDTEVYRTATDNQAQHFAPSNRSGLENWGVGAHHNGQRSANISFADGAVRAVDVMEIHLETIGGDSFGWFENR
- a CDS encoding antitoxin Xre/MbcA/ParS toxin-binding domain-containing protein; the protein is MRVPVPTNQAASAHVLTKAFMRAIRALRLSNAMAARIIGVSPSKISRLGSTAEIRPDTKEGELALLFLRMFRSLETLFGGNREQAQSWFRAQNGHVGGVPAELVRTPEGLVNVIRYLDAMRGQA
- a CDS encoding RES family NAD+ phosphorylase is translated as MVESQHHYATRALVDSDAEQALLERMIEQVKPRKPAEPAFEQLHYLLHTPFRYPPLDYGSRFNTAFERSLWYGAEQLRTCLAEKAYYMLLFREGTEAKFDLVAREMTSFSVDVQTEAGIDLTLPVRNPSNGISLEKFAHSFNSKSGLISSVRAQRKYGLFQPLTLLNTFLRRP